The following DNA comes from Cryobacterium psychrophilum.
CCTCTCGTTCGGACCCAACGAGAAGAAGATGGGCTGGAACGCCCAGCCCACGCGCCAGGTGATCTTCGACAACGTGCGCGTGCCGGCACTGAACCTGCTCGGCGAGGACGGCGGCGGATTCACGATCGCCATGAAGAGTCTCAACGGCGGTCGGGTGAACATGGGCGCCTGCTCGCTCGGCGGCGCCCAATGGGCACTCGACCAGACCGTGCGCTACGTCAAAGAGCGCACGGCCTTCGGCAAACCACTTGCCGAGCAGCAGTCCCTCGTGTTCACCCTGGCCGACATGGAGACCGAACTGCAGGCCGCCCGTGGCCTGCTGCACCGGGCAGCGCTCGCCATCGACAACGACGACCCGGATGCCGCGTCACTGTGTGCCATGGCGAAACGCTTCGCGACGGATGTCTCCTTCACGGCAGCCAACTCGGCGCTGCAGCTGCACGGCGGCTATGGGTATCTCGCCGACTACGGCATCGAGAAGGTGGTGCGTGACCTGCGCGTGCACCAGATCCTCGAAGGAACCAACGAAATCATGCGCCTCATCGTGGGGCGCGCACTCCTGGAGGGTCCCGCATGAGCGAACACGTTACGCCAGAGTCCGAGGTTCTCTGTACCCGCGACGGGCGGGTGGGGCACCTGAGCCTGAACCGACCGAGAGCGATCAACGCGCTCACCCACACCATGGTGAACCTGCTGCAGTCTGCCCTCGACGAGTGGGCCGACGACGACTCGGTGCAGACGATCCTGCTCACCGGGAGCGGCGAACGCGGCCTGTGCGCCGGGGGCGACATCGTGTCGCTGTATCAGGACGCGCTCTCCGGAGACGGGCGGGAAGCCGCCCGGTTCTGGGCCGATGAGTACCGGCTCAATGCCGCGATCAACAGCTACCCCAAGCCGTACGTCGCCCTGATGGACGGCGTCGTGCTCGGCGGAGGCGTTGGTGTGTCCGCCCACGCCTCCCATCGGATCGTGACGGAGAGATCGAAGATCGGCATGCCGGAGACCGCGATCGGGTTCGTTCCCGACGTCGGCGGTACTTGGCTGCTCTCGCACACCCCGGGGGAACTCGGCACGTACCTCGCCCTGACCGCAGGGATGGTGGGCGCCGGGGACGCGATTGCCCTCGGTCTCGCCGACACGTTCGTGCCGTCGAGCCGCATCCCGGAGCTGATCGCACTGCTCGCCACGACAACGGCTGACGAGGCCATTGCCGCCGTGTGCGCGCTGGCCCCTGAGGCACCGTTGCTGGCCGAGCGGGACTGGATCGACGCGGCCTTCGCCGGCGACAGCATGGCGCAGATTCTCGACCGTCTGAAGAACTCACCGCTGGGTGCGGCCCGGGACACGTTCGAACGCATCGCATCGAAATCACCGACGGCGCTCGCCGCGACGCTCGACTCACTGCGCCGGGTCGTTCACCTGGATTCCCTGGAGGCCGCACTGCGCCAGGAATATCGGGTGACGCTCCGCGCCTTCCTGACCCCGGACTTCGCCGAGGGCGTGCGGGCCCAGGTGATCGACAAGGATCGCACTCCGCACTGGATTCCGGCGACCCTAGACGAGGTCGACCCGGCCGCCGTCACGGCATTCTTTGAACCGCTCGACGATGCCGAGCTTGACCTCCCCGACCGCTCACCTCGAGCTGCCGCTACAACGTCGTAGAAAAGAGACGCACATGACCACCTCGATAGCATTCCTCGGACTGGGGCACATGGGCGGTCCCATGGCTGCCAACCTCGTCGCGGCCGGGTACGCGGTAACGGGCTTCGACCTCATGCCCGCTGCCGTGAGCTCGGCACGCGAGGCGGGCATCACGGTGGCCGAGAGCGCAGCGGCTGCCGTGGCATCCGCCGACATCGTCATCACCATGCTGCCCGCCGGTCGCCATGTGATTTCTGCCTACACGGGCACGGCCGAGGAGCCGGGGCTGCTTGCCGTCGCGCGCCCCGGCACCCTGTTCATCGACTCCTCCACCATTGCCGTCGACGACGCACGAGCGGCGCATGACCTCGCGGTCGCCGCGGGCCATCACGGCATGGATGCGCCGGTGTCCGGCGGCGTCGTCGGCGCAGAGGCCGGCACGCTCGCCTTCATGGTGGGCGGCTCAGACGCGGACTTCGCCACGGCGCTGCCGGTGCTGGAGGCACTGG
Coding sequences within:
- a CDS encoding acyl-CoA dehydrogenase family protein; translated protein: MTALTEDQQAIVEAVRDFSQSALAPHAVEWDQAKHFPVDVLRQAGEIGLGGIYATDDVGGSGLSRSDAVLIFEELAKGDTTIAAYISIHNMVVWMIDSFGTEAQRHQWVPRLTTMEHLGSYCLTEPDAGSDAAALKTSAVRDGDEFVLNGVKQFISGAGTSAVYVVMARTGGAGPKGISAIIVPADAAGLSFGPNEKKMGWNAQPTRQVIFDNVRVPALNLLGEDGGGFTIAMKSLNGGRVNMGACSLGGAQWALDQTVRYVKERTAFGKPLAEQQSLVFTLADMETELQAARGLLHRAALAIDNDDPDAASLCAMAKRFATDVSFTAANSALQLHGGYGYLADYGIEKVVRDLRVHQILEGTNEIMRLIVGRALLEGPA
- the mmsB gene encoding 3-hydroxyisobutyrate dehydrogenase, with protein sequence MTTSIAFLGLGHMGGPMAANLVAAGYAVTGFDLMPAAVSSAREAGITVAESAAAAVASADIVITMLPAGRHVISAYTGTAEEPGLLAVARPGTLFIDSSTIAVDDARAAHDLAVAAGHHGMDAPVSGGVVGAEAGTLAFMVGGSDADFATALPVLEALGKRIVHCGGSGLGQAAKVCNNMILGISMIAVSEAFVLGEKLGLSHQSLFDVASNASGQCWALTTNCPVPGPVAASPANRDYTPGFTGALMAKDLGLAEEALASTGVTARMGSLASEMYRRFADGEGATTDFSGIINDIRERSADPT
- a CDS encoding enoyl-CoA hydratase/isomerase family protein — protein: MSEHVTPESEVLCTRDGRVGHLSLNRPRAINALTHTMVNLLQSALDEWADDDSVQTILLTGSGERGLCAGGDIVSLYQDALSGDGREAARFWADEYRLNAAINSYPKPYVALMDGVVLGGGVGVSAHASHRIVTERSKIGMPETAIGFVPDVGGTWLLSHTPGELGTYLALTAGMVGAGDAIALGLADTFVPSSRIPELIALLATTTADEAIAAVCALAPEAPLLAERDWIDAAFAGDSMAQILDRLKNSPLGAARDTFERIASKSPTALAATLDSLRRVVHLDSLEAALRQEYRVTLRAFLTPDFAEGVRAQVIDKDRTPHWIPATLDEVDPAAVTAFFEPLDDAELDLPDRSPRAAATTS